One region of Candidatus Bathyarchaeia archaeon genomic DNA includes:
- a CDS encoding GNAT family N-acetyltransferase produces the protein MNIVTVNEENVSEKGFFCYMSKKKTPGYQRKLRWLKERFDEGMQIKMLDLAQGGRGFVEYIPGGFAWRAVSAKGYMFIHCIWIAGKSRGKGYGSLFLNECIKDARKSGMKGVAMITSEKNWLVEKKFLMKHGFESVAQYPPFELMVKKFTEAPPPSFTGDFEQKLKNCGSGLTIIRSDQCPYIDAAVNAALEAAKELGIKTQTIELKNSEDVRKISPSPYGVFQIVYNRKLLTYHSLAKKDLTERLRTSTPPQ, from the coding sequence ATGAATATAGTCACAGTCAACGAGGAAAACGTGTCTGAAAAAGGATTCTTCTGTTATATGAGCAAGAAGAAGACTCCCGGATATCAAAGAAAACTGAGATGGCTCAAAGAAAGATTCGACGAGGGCATGCAAATTAAAATGCTTGACCTCGCACAGGGCGGCAGAGGATTCGTCGAGTACATACCAGGGGGATTCGCTTGGAGAGCTGTAAGCGCCAAAGGATACATGTTTATCCACTGCATTTGGATTGCTGGAAAATCCAGAGGCAAAGGATACGGCTCTCTTTTCCTCAACGAATGCATAAAAGACGCGAGAAAATCAGGCATGAAAGGAGTGGCAATGATTACAAGCGAGAAAAACTGGCTTGTTGAAAAAAAGTTTCTCATGAAACACGGTTTCGAGTCCGTTGCTCAGTACCCTCCTTTTGAACTAATGGTAAAGAAATTTACTGAGGCACCGCCACCATCATTCACGGGTGATTTTGAACAAAAGCTGAAAAACTGTGGAAGCGGTCTCACAATTATCCGTTCAGATCAATGCCCCTACATAGACGCCGCAGTGAATGCAGCACTCGAAGCAGCAAAAGAACTTGGAATCAAAACACAAACCATAGAGCTAAAGAATTCTGAAGACGTCAGAAAAATATCACCGTCTCCATACGGCGTCTTCCAAATCGTGTACAATAGAAAACTCCTGACCTATCATTCACTAGCCAAAAAAGACTTGACAGAAAGGCTCCGAACATCAACACCACCACAATAA
- the metG gene encoding methionine--tRNA ligase produces the protein MVTTALIYANGEIHLGHVTSTYLPADIFVRYCRLKGYDAIHVGATDDYGTPILIEAEKAGKSPEEFVEHWNKTDQKDFSDLGISFDIFHKTSSKENTELTQHFFKTLYDKGYIFKRTILQPYCPKDKKFLPDRYVKGTCPFCGATEQYSDSCEKCGRTFQPSEIQAPHCSLCGTTPVNRESQHYFFKLSQFSDALKKWLEDNQNLQHEVKNYVLNWIKEGLLDWDITRDIQWGVPIPLNEAKGQVLYGWFDNHLGYIATAQKYFEAKGIDGKKAWNTSKIYHYIGKDIVYHHYLFLPAMRIGNGEYKLPDYIPTRGHLLLEQQKFSKSRGWYISLRDLLNKFPADYLRYYLASITAYTQADVNFDWADFQKRINNELIANIGNFIHRTLTFTWSKYKGKVPQPKAYDEADNELIERIKQVAEDVSREFEDNELTKGLRKIVEFSALCNRYFQKKQPWADKEKAETTLYVCVNAVRTLAILLEPYTPFSADRLWQQLNLNGSVHKQNWDSASRLEIEGGHQINQPSVLLEKILDKQIEQERQKLGRATATAK, from the coding sequence ATCGTTACAACTGCGCTTATCTACGCAAACGGTGAAATCCACTTAGGACACGTTACCTCCACATATCTTCCAGCCGACATATTTGTAAGATACTGCCGACTCAAAGGCTACGACGCCATACACGTTGGCGCAACCGACGATTACGGAACACCAATCCTCATCGAAGCTGAGAAAGCGGGAAAAAGCCCAGAAGAGTTCGTGGAACACTGGAACAAAACTGACCAAAAAGACTTCAGCGACCTCGGAATATCCTTTGATATCTTCCACAAAACCAGTTCAAAAGAAAACACTGAGCTGACTCAACACTTTTTCAAAACGTTATACGATAAAGGATACATCTTCAAACGAACCATACTGCAACCCTACTGCCCAAAAGACAAAAAATTCCTACCCGACCGCTACGTCAAAGGCACATGCCCATTCTGCGGCGCTACCGAACAGTACTCAGACAGCTGTGAGAAATGCGGCAGAACCTTCCAGCCAAGCGAAATCCAAGCCCCTCACTGCTCCTTATGCGGCACCACGCCAGTCAACCGAGAAAGCCAACACTACTTCTTCAAGCTCTCACAATTCTCAGACGCCCTCAAAAAATGGCTTGAAGACAACCAGAATCTCCAACACGAGGTCAAGAACTACGTGCTCAACTGGATCAAAGAAGGCTTACTTGACTGGGACATAACCCGCGACATACAATGGGGCGTGCCCATACCACTTAACGAAGCCAAGGGTCAAGTGCTCTACGGCTGGTTCGACAACCATTTAGGGTACATAGCCACCGCGCAGAAATACTTCGAGGCAAAAGGAATCGACGGCAAAAAAGCCTGGAACACATCGAAAATTTACCACTATATCGGAAAAGACATAGTCTATCATCACTACTTGTTCCTGCCAGCCATGCGAATAGGCAACGGAGAATACAAGCTTCCAGACTACATTCCAACCAGAGGACACTTGCTTCTGGAGCAACAGAAGTTTTCCAAGAGCCGAGGATGGTACATCAGCCTCAGAGACCTACTGAACAAGTTTCCAGCAGATTACCTGCGCTATTATCTTGCCTCAATCACGGCGTACACTCAAGCCGATGTCAACTTCGACTGGGCAGACTTCCAAAAAAGGATAAACAACGAGTTAATCGCCAACATAGGCAACTTCATCCATCGAACTCTGACCTTCACATGGTCCAAATATAAAGGAAAAGTACCCCAACCCAAAGCATACGACGAAGCAGACAATGAATTAATAGAAAGAATCAAACAGGTAGCCGAAGACGTAAGCAGGGAATTCGAAGACAACGAACTAACGAAAGGGCTGCGAAAAATCGTGGAATTCTCAGCCCTCTGCAACCGATACTTCCAGAAGAAGCAACCTTGGGCAGACAAAGAAAAAGCAGAGACAACCTTGTACGTTTGCGTCAACGCAGTGCGCACACTGGCCATACTGCTAGAGCCTTACACGCCCTTCTCAGCTGACAGACTTTGGCAGCAGCTAAATCTCAACGGGTCAGTTCACAAGCAAAACTGGGATTCCGCATCGCGACTCGAAATCGAAGGCGGACACCAAATCAACCAGCCCAGCGTTCTCTTAGAAAAGATCCTTGACAAGCAAATTGAACAAGAGAGACAGAAACTCGGCAGAGCAACAGCCACAGCTAAATGA
- the metG gene encoding methionine--tRNA ligase subunit beta, protein MLEKIVSFEEFTKMDLRIGKITKAEPVAGSRNLIKMLIDVGNDDIRQAVAGLAQYYNAKELEGKHVAVIANLQPKKMFGIESNVMILAAEDENTVSMLMPDRPVTTGSRIK, encoded by the coding sequence ATGCTAGAAAAAATCGTCTCATTTGAAGAGTTCACAAAAATGGACCTGCGCATAGGCAAGATAACTAAAGCTGAGCCAGTTGCGGGTTCACGCAACCTCATCAAAATGCTCATAGACGTGGGCAACGACGATATTCGACAAGCAGTTGCTGGGCTGGCCCAATACTATAACGCTAAGGAACTTGAGGGAAAACACGTCGCCGTCATAGCAAACTTACAGCCCAAGAAAATGTTCGGAATCGAATCCAACGTAATGATTCTTGCAGCAGAAGACGAGAACACTGTTTCCATGCTCATGCCAGACCGACCAGTCACAACTGGCAGCAGAATAAAGTGA
- a CDS encoding CehA/McbA family metallohydrolase, producing the protein MPLLKIDLHLHTHYSRDSKTTLGEVIHYAKKRGLDGVAVTDHDTVQGARRLAQQKDLLIIPGMEVSSLHGHILGLNITEPVQPKKSITETVEKIRQLGGIAVIAHPAVAIKSGLGSRITSASSIDAVEVINASAFPFFLSTYLGRRLARRLALPQTAGSDSHFPEEIGSAYTFVDADSNQDDIMEALRNGKTIPVGKPISWMKRVARGSEGIQERLRRL; encoded by the coding sequence GTGCCTCTGTTGAAAATCGATTTACATTTACACACTCATTATTCACGAGACAGTAAGACCACGCTTGGTGAAGTTATTCATTATGCCAAGAAGCGAGGACTCGACGGAGTTGCTGTAACAGACCATGATACTGTGCAAGGGGCACGCAGATTGGCACAGCAAAAAGACCTGTTAATTATCCCAGGCATGGAAGTCAGCAGCCTGCACGGACACATCTTAGGCCTGAACATAACTGAACCAGTGCAACCCAAAAAAAGTATCACAGAAACCGTGGAAAAAATCAGGCAGTTAGGCGGAATTGCTGTAATAGCTCATCCCGCGGTAGCTATCAAGAGTGGACTTGGCAGCCGAATAACCTCGGCCTCAAGCATTGATGCAGTTGAGGTTATAAACGCGTCCGCTTTTCCGTTTTTTCTCTCAACATATCTAGGACGTCGACTTGCTCGTCGTCTAGCGCTTCCTCAGACTGCTGGCAGTGATTCACACTTCCCAGAAGAAATCGGCAGCGCATACACATTCGTTGATGCGGACTCGAATCAAGACGATATAATGGAGGCTTTAAGAAACGGAAAAACCATACCTGTTGGGAAACCGATATCTTGGATGAAAAGAGTAGCGAGAGGATCAGAAGGCATACAGGAAAGGCTGAGAAGACTTTAA
- a CDS encoding cell division protein FtsZ (GTPase; similar structure to tubulin; forms ring-shaped polymers at the site of cell division; other proteins such as FtsA, ZipA, and ZapA, interact with and regulate FtsZ function): MAKQRKRTAASKPAARRKKIQVQSDLGKPRCRVAVLGVGGAGNRIASLLTDDGLTGAECIAVNTDLKDLNLVGSARKVLIGETVTRGLSAGGNPETGRAAAKESTALIESLVENIDVVFVVVGLGGGTGTGAAPVVAETARRKGAVVVGVVATPFRMSEYRRGFVTDAVSEMRVACDTAVLVDSDKIVKAARGLPFSEACRAADHVLADMIKGIVETLSEPSMINLDISDFKTIVKEGGMATVGIGESDAPNRVEEAVQSALDTLLLSADHASATGALIQVSGDVNMTFQEVDRVKELVADRMGHSARVVWGARMCPDSEGLQVTLVMTGVNSPYSRYGLRNMIPELYDIESSYFESEKSLTVDLGIDQIEGFED, encoded by the coding sequence GTGGCTAAGCAGCGCAAGCGAACGGCAGCATCTAAGCCTGCCGCTCGGCGCAAGAAGATTCAGGTTCAAAGTGATCTAGGCAAGCCTAGATGTCGTGTTGCGGTTCTGGGAGTCGGGGGTGCTGGGAATAGAATAGCCAGTCTACTTACAGATGATGGCCTAACAGGCGCTGAGTGCATTGCAGTCAATACAGATCTGAAAGACCTTAATCTTGTGGGCTCTGCCAGAAAAGTGTTGATTGGGGAAACGGTGACACGCGGCTTAAGTGCAGGCGGTAATCCCGAGACTGGAAGGGCAGCCGCAAAAGAATCAACAGCGCTTATAGAAAGCTTGGTTGAAAACATCGACGTAGTATTTGTGGTTGTTGGCTTGGGCGGTGGCACTGGCACGGGTGCGGCTCCAGTTGTGGCTGAGACTGCTCGGCGAAAAGGTGCTGTCGTTGTCGGTGTCGTCGCTACGCCATTCAGGATGAGTGAATATCGCCGTGGTTTTGTGACTGATGCTGTAAGCGAGATGCGAGTGGCTTGCGATACAGCGGTACTGGTCGACAGCGATAAGATCGTGAAGGCTGCTCGAGGGCTTCCATTTAGCGAGGCTTGCAGAGCAGCAGATCACGTTTTAGCTGACATGATCAAAGGGATAGTTGAAACTCTTTCAGAGCCCAGTATGATTAACTTGGACATAAGTGATTTCAAAACCATCGTGAAAGAAGGCGGAATGGCAACTGTTGGAATAGGGGAATCTGATGCTCCCAACCGAGTTGAAGAAGCTGTTCAAAGTGCCTTGGACACTTTACTTCTAAGTGCTGACCATGCTAGTGCTACAGGAGCTTTAATACAGGTTTCAGGCGATGTCAACATGACTTTTCAAGAGGTTGACAGAGTCAAGGAGCTTGTGGCAGACAGGATGGGTCACAGCGCGAGGGTAGTGTGGGGGGCTAGGATGTGCCCGGATAGCGAAGGTCTTCAAGTCACTCTTGTCATGACCGGTGTGAACTCACCTTACAGTCGCTATGGTTTGAGGAACATGATACCAGAGCTTTACGATATAGAGTCATCGTATTTTGAGTCCGAAAAATCTCTGACTGTGGATTTGGGCATAGATCAGATCGAGGGCTTTGAGGATTAA
- a CDS encoding ribbon-helix-helix domain-containing protein has translation MKLITLYLPEPYLKALQGLVDDRYYPNRAEAIRVAIRDLLNAEAWRGKNASG, from the coding sequence GTGAAGCTGATTACGCTGTACCTTCCTGAACCTTACTTGAAAGCTTTGCAGGGTTTGGTGGACGATCGTTACTATCCGAACCGAGCTGAAGCGATTCGCGTGGCAATAAGGGACTTGTTGAACGCTGAGGCTTGGAGGGGGAAAAACGCCAGTGGCTAA
- a CDS encoding tRNA (N(6)-L-threonylcarbamoyladenosine(37)-C(2))-methylthiotransferase codes for MSSRRRQCRVFLESFGCSSNVADGEFMSGCLLEAGFDLVNSAEEADVLIYNTCAVKTPTENRAIELLKKAPTLKTHKKKLLVTGCLPLINFKRLKDEVNFDAVLGPSCGSGVVETLQKIIDNKPVSPKKPSQNAKPSLCFPRHAVNPVISIVPVAQGCLGSCSYCCVVFARGHLHSFSIDDVVKRIKSDLLCGAREVWLTGQDMGSYGKDIGVNLAELLGKGCALEGNYMVRVGMMTPNLALEILPDLVEAFRNEHVFKFVHLPVQSGDNRVLELMNREYSIEDFMQIVETFRNTIQNITVATDIICGFPGESSGAFDRTLGLIKEIKPDVVNISKFFPRPGTAAEKMKPKVSLEEVSERSKRATSLVRKISFEKNRKWLHWKGRILVDERGKRANTLIGRNFAYKPIVIRNHSPSLLGTFVDVKVTAAFQTYLAAEIVD; via the coding sequence ATGAGCAGTAGGCGGAGGCAATGCCGAGTTTTCTTGGAGAGTTTCGGGTGTTCGTCTAACGTTGCTGACGGCGAATTCATGTCCGGATGCTTGCTTGAAGCGGGTTTTGACCTTGTGAACTCAGCGGAAGAGGCTGACGTTCTGATTTATAATACGTGCGCTGTGAAGACGCCCACGGAAAACCGTGCCATAGAGCTCTTGAAAAAAGCTCCGACCCTGAAAACGCACAAGAAAAAGCTCCTAGTCACTGGTTGTTTGCCACTGATCAATTTCAAGCGCTTGAAGGACGAAGTCAACTTTGATGCAGTTTTGGGACCAAGTTGCGGTTCAGGTGTGGTTGAGACACTGCAGAAAATCATCGATAACAAACCTGTTTCACCGAAGAAGCCGAGTCAAAACGCAAAGCCAAGTCTGTGCTTCCCCAGACATGCCGTTAACCCGGTGATCAGCATCGTCCCTGTGGCGCAAGGTTGCTTAGGTTCTTGCTCATACTGTTGTGTTGTTTTTGCACGTGGTCACCTCCACAGCTTCAGCATTGACGATGTTGTCAAACGAATCAAGTCAGATTTGCTTTGTGGCGCCCGAGAGGTTTGGTTAACAGGACAAGATATGGGCTCTTATGGAAAAGACATTGGCGTCAATCTTGCGGAGCTTTTGGGAAAAGGATGCGCATTGGAAGGAAACTACATGGTAAGAGTCGGAATGATGACGCCTAACCTAGCTTTAGAGATCCTTCCCGATCTGGTTGAAGCCTTTCGAAATGAACATGTGTTCAAGTTCGTGCACTTGCCTGTTCAGAGCGGCGATAACCGCGTGTTAGAACTCATGAATCGCGAGTACTCAATTGAAGATTTCATGCAGATTGTCGAAACCTTCAGAAACACCATTCAGAACATCACTGTGGCAACAGACATAATCTGCGGGTTCCCAGGCGAAAGCTCAGGGGCTTTTGATCGAACTTTAGGCTTGATTAAAGAGATCAAACCGGATGTTGTGAACATATCCAAGTTCTTTCCAAGACCGGGAACCGCAGCTGAAAAAATGAAGCCCAAGGTCTCGCTAGAGGAAGTCAGTGAAAGAAGCAAGAGGGCTACCAGCTTAGTCAGAAAAATCTCTTTCGAAAAAAACAGGAAGTGGCTGCATTGGAAAGGACGCATTCTTGTCGACGAACGAGGAAAGCGTGCTAACACACTCATTGGGAGAAACTTTGCCTACAAACCAATAGTCATTAGAAATCACAGTCCATCTTTGCTCGGAACTTTTGTCGATGTCAAGGTGACTGCCGCTTTTCAAACCTATTTGGCAGCCGAGATTGTTGATTAG
- a CDS encoding biotin/lipoate A/B protein ligase family protein: MKIWRLLKLDVYDASKNMAIDEAITSARIEDAVPNTLRLYRWKPSAVSIGRFQDVSHEVQVENCREHGVDIVRRISGGGTVYHDSMDEITYSIVVKEKDFGSTDVVAAYNKICDGLIEAAKILGVKANFSPGDPRNCPNIAVNGRKISGSAQYHKGGVLLQHGTFLMHVDLERMFTFLRVPWAKAVDDVVCVAKDKLTSIGQELKRGVNVERASEALIQGFQKALEAELMNGDLTKQEQQLVSKLRKEKYTNEDWNLKGKV, translated from the coding sequence TTGAAAATCTGGAGACTCCTCAAACTCGACGTATATGATGCTTCTAAAAACATGGCCATAGACGAAGCCATAACCTCGGCAAGAATTGAAGACGCCGTTCCAAATACGTTGCGTCTCTATCGCTGGAAACCTTCCGCGGTTTCAATCGGGCGGTTTCAGGATGTATCCCACGAGGTTCAGGTTGAAAACTGCCGAGAACACGGCGTTGACATAGTGAGAAGGATTAGCGGCGGAGGAACAGTCTATCACGACAGTATGGACGAGATCACCTACAGTATTGTTGTGAAAGAGAAAGATTTCGGCAGCACAGACGTAGTCGCCGCTTACAATAAGATCTGTGACGGATTAATTGAGGCAGCAAAGATTCTGGGCGTCAAAGCCAACTTCAGTCCAGGCGACCCACGAAACTGCCCAAACATAGCGGTAAATGGCCGGAAAATCTCAGGCAGCGCCCAATACCATAAAGGCGGCGTTCTTCTACAACATGGCACATTTCTCATGCACGTTGATCTAGAAAGAATGTTCACTTTCCTGCGAGTTCCTTGGGCCAAAGCTGTTGACGACGTTGTTTGCGTAGCTAAAGACAAACTTACTTCAATTGGACAGGAACTCAAGCGCGGTGTAAATGTTGAAAGGGCTTCGGAAGCACTGATTCAAGGGTTTCAGAAAGCCTTGGAAGCCGAACTCATGAACGGAGACCTGACGAAACAAGAGCAGCAACTTGTCTCAAAACTGCGAAAGGAAAAATACACTAATGAAGACTGGAATCTCAAGGGCAAAGTCTGA
- a CDS encoding flavin reductase family protein, whose translation MAEKVCLGVDKAKWHTSPLPRHIALVSTINRRKAPNVAPKSWISMVAVKPAIIGFGCNLQHQTARNILETKEFVINIPGEDLAESVWRTGESAHGDASRIKKLGFTLGPSITVAVPRIEECKGHLECVYESDRRYGDEIWFFGEIVFACIDEKALKGSSRERYTYLNPIFYLEEKTYGTLDRVQEIQAKPVSTN comes from the coding sequence ATGGCAGAAAAAGTGTGTTTAGGTGTTGACAAGGCGAAGTGGCACACATCTCCGTTACCCAGACACATTGCACTAGTGAGCACCATTAACAGAAGAAAGGCTCCAAACGTGGCGCCGAAAAGCTGGATATCCATGGTGGCGGTGAAGCCAGCAATAATTGGCTTCGGCTGCAACCTTCAACATCAGACGGCGCGAAACATACTCGAAACAAAGGAGTTTGTGATAAACATTCCAGGCGAGGATCTAGCTGAAAGCGTTTGGAGGACCGGCGAATCGGCGCATGGTGACGCTTCTAGAATAAAGAAACTGGGTTTCACTCTCGGGCCTTCTATAACTGTTGCTGTGCCTCGAATTGAGGAATGCAAGGGACATCTGGAATGCGTTTATGAGTCAGATAGGCGGTATGGGGATGAAATCTGGTTTTTTGGAGAAATAGTGTTTGCCTGTATCGATGAGAAGGCATTGAAAGGCTCAAGCCGTGAACGTTACACATATCTTAATCCGATATTCTATCTAGAAGAGAAAACCTACGGCACACTTGACCGTGTACAAGAAATCCAAGCCAAACCAGTGAGCACAAATTGA
- a CDS encoding Mov34/MPN/PAD-1 family protein produces the protein MNVRVVILRGVLDMIFEGARRLHPRETLILLRGRANKNVISISEVVIPPLATHGEDFSSFALHMLPMDFSIVGVAHSHPSGSLKPSVEDQNLSMGRVMLIVGFPYNGMENVAVHNRNGEKLKLEVT, from the coding sequence GTGAACGTTAGAGTTGTGATTCTTAGAGGAGTGCTTGACATGATTTTCGAAGGTGCTAGGCGCCTTCATCCGAGAGAGACTCTTATCCTCTTGAGGGGCAGGGCAAACAAGAATGTGATAAGCATTTCTGAGGTGGTGATTCCGCCTCTAGCAACGCATGGAGAGGACTTCTCAAGCTTTGCTTTACATATGTTACCCATGGACTTTTCAATCGTTGGAGTTGCTCACTCTCATCCAAGCGGAAGCCTGAAGCCGTCAGTTGAAGACCAGAATCTATCTATGGGCAGAGTAATGCTGATTGTTGGTTTCCCATACAATGGGATGGAGAACGTTGCGGTCCACAACAGAAACGGTGAGAAGCTGAAGTTAGAGGTCACTTGA